A genomic segment from Magnetococcales bacterium encodes:
- a CDS encoding isoprenyl transferase: protein MLKLDGENMPKHVAIIMDGNRRWAKSRSLPRLEGHRQGVKAVRRTIEACLLLGVPVLTLYTFSSENWKRPQDEVNALMNLLAMHLRKEMDELIREGVRFKALGRLNMLPQKIQDLVVEMENRTVVNTRLQFNIALNYGGRQEIVDCIRSFVTDARERGLTPEEVTEENVSSRMSTAGQPDPDLLIRTGGEQRISNFLLWQMAYTELVFLPIFWPEFNKDHLEQALLEFSRRERRFGATAA, encoded by the coding sequence ATGTTGAAATTGGACGGAGAAAACATGCCCAAACATGTTGCCATCATTATGGATGGCAATCGTCGCTGGGCCAAAAGCCGCAGTCTGCCCCGTCTGGAGGGGCATCGCCAGGGGGTGAAGGCGGTGCGGCGCACCATCGAGGCCTGTCTGTTGCTGGGGGTTCCCGTCCTGACGCTCTACACCTTCTCCTCGGAAAACTGGAAAAGGCCCCAGGACGAAGTGAACGCCCTGATGAATCTGCTGGCCATGCATCTGCGCAAGGAGATGGACGAACTGATCCGGGAAGGGGTTCGCTTCAAGGCCCTGGGCCGATTGAACATGCTGCCTCAGAAAATCCAGGATCTGGTGGTGGAGATGGAAAACCGCACCGTGGTCAACACCCGGTTGCAATTCAATATCGCCCTGAACTACGGGGGACGCCAGGAGATCGTCGATTGCATCCGCAGCTTCGTTACGGATGCCCGGGAGCGGGGCCTGACACCCGAGGAGGTGACCGAAGAGAACGTCTCCTCGCGCATGAGTACGGCGGGCCAGCCGGATCCCGATCTGTTGATCCGCACCGGGGGGGAGCAGCGCATCAGCAATTTCCTCCTGTGGCAGATGGCCTACACCGAGTTGGTCTTTTTGCCCATCTTCTGGCCGGAATTCAACAAGGATCATCTGGAACAGGCCTTGTTGGAGTTCAGCCGCCGGGAGCGCCGTTTCGGGGCGACCGCCGCCTGA
- a CDS encoding 1-deoxy-D-xylulose-5-phosphate reductoisomerase, translated as MSVKNLALLGSTGSIGQSTLDVVAAHPDRFKVVAMAAGGNSRRAIVQALRFRPELLAMGSEESAREVRRELPSLEVLSGPEGLLAVARHGRADMVVSALVGAVGLAPTMAAIRAGKDIALANKECLVMAGALFMSAVAEFGVRLLPVDSEHSAIFQVLNGREALQNLILTASGGPFRGWSRERLEQVTPEMALAHPTWNMGPKITIDSASMMNKGLEVIEARWLFDVEASRIKVVVHPESIVHSMVQYADGSVLAQLGVPDMRTPIAVALAWPERIAAPVKALDLVALGRLHFEEAPGGDRFPCLPLAYAALCGGGRLPAVLNAANEVAVAAFLAGKIPFLGIPAAVERAMSSLDGPGPGSLEELLALDLETREFTSRWIGGDGRRSLQ; from the coding sequence TTGAGCGTTAAGAATCTTGCCCTGTTGGGATCGACCGGATCCATCGGCCAAAGCACCCTGGACGTGGTGGCGGCCCATCCCGATCGTTTCAAGGTGGTCGCCATGGCCGCCGGGGGCAACAGCCGCCGGGCGATTGTCCAGGCGTTGCGCTTTCGCCCCGAGCTGCTCGCCATGGGAAGTGAGGAATCGGCCAGGGAAGTGCGGCGTGAGCTGCCTTCCCTGGAGGTGTTGAGTGGGCCCGAAGGGTTGCTGGCCGTGGCGCGGCATGGTCGGGCGGATATGGTGGTTTCGGCTTTGGTCGGGGCCGTCGGATTGGCGCCGACCATGGCGGCGATTCGCGCCGGCAAGGATATCGCCCTGGCCAACAAGGAGTGCCTGGTCATGGCGGGGGCGCTGTTCATGAGCGCCGTGGCCGAGTTCGGCGTGCGCCTGTTGCCGGTCGATTCGGAACACTCGGCCATTTTTCAGGTGTTGAACGGCCGGGAGGCCTTGCAGAACCTGATACTGACCGCTTCGGGAGGACCGTTCCGGGGCTGGAGCCGGGAGAGGCTGGAGCAGGTGACTCCGGAGATGGCTTTGGCCCATCCCACCTGGAATATGGGCCCCAAGATCACCATCGATTCCGCCTCGATGATGAACAAGGGGTTGGAAGTGATCGAGGCCCGCTGGTTGTTCGATGTGGAGGCTTCGCGCATCAAGGTGGTGGTTCATCCGGAGAGCATCGTTCACTCGATGGTGCAATATGCCGACGGATCGGTGCTGGCGCAGTTGGGCGTGCCGGACATGCGTACCCCGATCGCCGTGGCGCTGGCCTGGCCGGAGCGCATCGCGGCGCCGGTCAAGGCCCTGGACCTGGTGGCTCTGGGTCGGCTGCATTTCGAAGAGGCTCCGGGCGGAGACCGTTTTCCCTGTCTGCCCCTGGCTTATGCGGCTCTCTGTGGCGGGGGACGTCTGCCAGCCGTGCTCAACGCGGCCAACGAAGTGGCCGTGGCGGCCTTTCTGGCCGGGAAAATCCCCTTTCTGGGCATTCCCGCCGCCGTGGAGAGGGCCATGTCGAGCCTGGACGGACCGGGCCCCGGTTCGTTGGAGGAGTTGTTAGCCCTGGACCTTGAAACCAGGGAATTCACCAGCCGTTGGATCGGCGGGGATGGTCGGAGGAGTTTGCAGTGA
- a CDS encoding phosphatidate cytidylyltransferase gives MVLRIVTALILIPVVIWVLFRGGTGPLYLLMLLAGSGLMWEWNRLKGGVDALPLAMAVGVGAVMLALPLTPLKELLWLLPAVLLPALMGLGVWRYQADKPVLDGMLLLMGGLLYCVAPLVWLLEVRLRFGPEWLGLLLIVIWSTDTGALFVGRGFGGPKWIPRVSPGKTWSGFWGGTLCGILGGAGAAYAFSLAIPTGRAIVLSLALSVVGQIGDLAESVVKREAGVKDSGRLIPGHGGLLDRLDSLLFSAPVLAAYLIGVDLLER, from the coding sequence ATGGTGTTGCGCATTGTAACAGCCTTGATTCTCATTCCGGTGGTGATCTGGGTGTTGTTCCGGGGTGGGACGGGTCCGCTCTACCTGCTGATGCTGTTGGCCGGCAGCGGTTTGATGTGGGAGTGGAACCGGCTGAAGGGTGGGGTGGACGCGCTCCCCCTGGCCATGGCCGTCGGGGTCGGCGCGGTGATGTTGGCCCTGCCGCTGACACCGCTGAAGGAGCTGCTTTGGTTGCTTCCGGCGGTGTTGCTGCCCGCGCTGATGGGGTTGGGGGTCTGGCGTTACCAGGCAGACAAACCGGTCCTCGACGGAATGCTGCTGTTGATGGGCGGGCTGCTCTATTGCGTCGCGCCCCTGGTTTGGCTGTTGGAAGTACGGTTGCGTTTCGGGCCGGAATGGCTGGGTTTGTTGCTGATCGTCATCTGGTCCACGGACACCGGGGCGTTGTTCGTGGGACGGGGCTTCGGAGGGCCGAAGTGGATTCCCCGGGTCTCTCCGGGCAAGACCTGGTCCGGTTTTTGGGGTGGAACCCTCTGTGGTATTCTGGGGGGGGCGGGGGCGGCTTACGCCTTTTCCCTTGCAATCCCAACGGGGCGCGCTATTGTCTTAAGTTTGGCCCTGTCGGTTGTGGGCCAAATCGGCGATTTGGCGGAGTCCGTGGTCAAACGCGAGGCCGGAGTGAAAGATTCCGGTCGGTTGATTCCGGGCCATGGCGGCTTGCTGGACCGTTTGGACAGCCTGCTGTTTTCGGCTCCGGTACTGGCCGCCTATCTGATCGGGGTTGACCTGCTTGAGCGTTAA
- a CDS encoding UMP kinase, whose protein sequence is MTNATPYRRVLVKLSGEALMGGRGYGLDPLFLARVAGELAGVNRLGIELALVVGGGNIFRGMSESARDMERSRADQMGMLATVINALALQSALEAAGVPAVVQSALAMPQVAETFQQQQAVRHLQEGRVVIFAAGTGNPYFTTDTAASLRAIEIHASVLIKATKVSGVYSADPAKDPQAEFLPYLTYREVLQRDLRVMDLTAITLCRENRLPILVCSMTEPGSLGRVLQGERLGTLIEEA, encoded by the coding sequence ATGACAAATGCCACGCCTTATCGGCGCGTTTTGGTGAAACTTTCCGGAGAAGCTCTGATGGGGGGGCGGGGCTATGGTCTCGACCCCCTTTTTTTGGCCCGGGTGGCCGGTGAGCTGGCCGGGGTTAACCGGCTGGGCATCGAACTGGCCCTGGTGGTGGGCGGCGGCAACATTTTTCGCGGCATGTCCGAAAGCGCCCGGGATATGGAACGCAGCCGGGCCGACCAGATGGGCATGCTGGCCACGGTGATCAACGCCCTGGCCCTGCAAAGCGCCCTGGAGGCGGCGGGTGTCCCGGCGGTGGTGCAGTCGGCTCTGGCCATGCCCCAGGTGGCGGAGACCTTTCAGCAGCAGCAGGCCGTGCGGCATCTCCAGGAGGGCCGGGTGGTGATCTTCGCCGCCGGAACCGGGAATCCCTACTTCACCACCGATACCGCCGCCAGTTTGCGGGCCATCGAGATTCATGCCTCCGTGTTGATCAAGGCGACCAAGGTGTCCGGCGTTTACAGCGCCGACCCGGCCAAGGATCCGCAGGCCGAGTTCCTGCCTTATCTGACCTATCGTGAGGTGTTGCAACGGGATTTGCGGGTGATGGATCTGACCGCCATCACCCTCTGTCGGGAGAATCGCCTGCCAATCCTGGTCTGTTCCATGACCGAACCGGGCAGTCTTGGCAGGGTCTTGCAAGGCGAACGCCTGGGAACCCTGATTGAGGAGGCATGA
- the frr gene encoding ribosome recycling factor, which produces MNAAYEADLTERMKKVLQAMQEELGGLRTGRANTGLLDHLTIEAYGSRMPLNQVASLNVPEARMITVQPWDRSLVNIIDKAIRESDLGLNPIKDGMVLRIPLPELTEDRRRDLVKVVHKFAEQARVAIRNVRRDGVEILRKAEKNKEISKDDLHVWEKTVQELTDRHIERIGEIALKKEEEIMHV; this is translated from the coding sequence ATGAACGCAGCCTATGAAGCAGACCTCACGGAACGGATGAAGAAAGTCTTGCAGGCCATGCAGGAGGAGCTGGGGGGGCTGCGCACCGGACGTGCCAACACGGGGCTGCTGGATCACCTGACGATCGAGGCCTACGGCAGTCGCATGCCGTTGAATCAGGTGGCCTCCCTGAATGTGCCGGAGGCGCGCATGATCACGGTGCAGCCCTGGGATCGCTCCCTGGTCAATATCATCGACAAGGCCATTCGGGAGTCGGACCTGGGCCTCAATCCCATCAAGGACGGCATGGTGTTGCGCATTCCCCTGCCGGAGTTGACCGAAGACCGGCGGCGGGATCTGGTCAAGGTGGTACACAAGTTCGCCGAACAGGCCCGGGTGGCCATTCGCAACGTGCGCCGCGACGGGGTGGAAATCCTCCGCAAGGCGGAAAAGAACAAGGAAATCTCCAAGGATGATCTCCATGTCTGGGAAAAGACCGTTCAGGAGTTGACCGACCGCCATATCGAGCGCATCGGCGAAATCGCCCTGAAGAAGGAAGAAGAGATCATGCATGTGTAG